In Brienomyrus brachyistius isolate T26 chromosome 2, BBRACH_0.4, whole genome shotgun sequence, the genomic window CCAAGgaagacccccccctcccctattGACAAAATACACCGAGGGGGACCCCCTACGCAAAATATACCATCACGAGTCATTAGCTAGAGTATTTCCTTTGTAAAAGTATAGCTCTCACTGTAAAAAATGGTATGAGACCATGGCCCATTTGCTTAGGCCCTAGTGTCCTCCACCCCCTTACTGGTACTAGATCATGTCTTGCttgttataataatataaacatttACATCAACAGATAAATCACCAGGCATTACAATTGATTCTCTAAATGAAAAAAACAGGTCAGAAGAATCCTTATTTTAGTGTCTACCTCCACAtcccaaatgtaattaaatggggggggcagtctagAGTTTGCTTTAGAGAAGATTTTGTTCAGAAGTCACCACTGTAAATGACACACTGTGAATTACTTTTTCCACGGCTGCCAACCTCAAGTGTTGGCTGCAAGCTAAACCTGGGGCTGAATGTGTATGCTTACAGTGAATGAAAGACTGAGTTGGACGTGAGACGATGAAATTGACTTGGATAGGCTACAGAATGTGAGCGTGGTACCTGTCGTGACTGAAATACACCATCTATACTGGTGTAGTACATAGCCTACATGTGCAGTGACTTCCCTTATATTGCAATTGGACTTTAGGGATTAAAAATTTTCACGGTTTAAAACGATTTTAACCAAGGTTCATTAGCATTTGAATTCTTTAGCTATGTGATGAGATGTTAGGCTTACATTTTTAACAAACATGAGTAGCTAAGGTACAATGTTGAGAGACTTAGACTATAATTCGATAACAAATATTATTTCTCGCATGACTTATTTATACTTAGATTACTGCTTAGCACTATTTAGcctaaatactgtaatagatCTATTTCATGCAAACAGGAAGTGCCACTGAACGAGCTGGTGAACGAATCAGAAGGAATTGTTTAGGTGAATGAAATCAAACGAACTGTGTCCCAAAAGAGTCATTTTAGCTATTACTAATATGCACCTTCACATTGACATGGGATCATCCTCCTTTGAAGAACTAAATGCTGTATtccattttttttaaccagTACTGGAGGTGATTTGTCCTCTATTTTCAGTTTGATACCAATGAGCCCCAAAATTGACTGTGGTTAAGTTAGCCTCATATTTGATATTCAGTTTCCCAGCTGTAATACTTTTTTAACAAAAGCAAGCTAGGCAGGTTTTACTCAAAGACTTTTGGTTTGCCTGTACTATAGTGCAAAACTTATAATTGCGGACTGGGTAGGGGGAATGGCCTCCTTGATTTCTTCAGATTGACAGTGGCAACCCTAGTGAGGACTGATCCTAGTGAGGACAAAGATGTGTGTTCAGCATCTAGCCAACAGAACTACAAAAGCAGCTACAGGGAGTTGATAGATGTGCTTTGTGACTGCAAAGATGTTCTGGCTTTTGTTGGTGTGTTGTGTACCACGTGAAAGTGTGGACCAACTTCTCAGAGGACTCTAGGGTGACATGGGGGTTTTTTAGCGACTCGCTTGGCAACAAAACAACCTGTCTTGAAAATTGTCGCTGAAAATGAGATTAACAGACACGTTGCTTTAACTTAAATTATCATATTATGTTACATCCTTATATGTAACTAATGGAAATTCTGTCTTCATGTGGCCCCTAGTTCTCGGAGGCTCAAAACGGTTGCCTACCTTGCTTAATGGTGAAGTCCGCGTTTGTGCACCTGTAACATAAACCAAAAACATTGTAAAGCTGTGTAGCCGACTCACATTTCACTGAAGTCACTctatcagtttcacttgtttttATATAATGATGGTATTTCAGAGAAAAGTTCAAAACTTAAACATTTTTTGTCAGCATCAGCTCACCAGGTTAACCGTCGCTCAGTTGAAGATGTGATAAGAGTCTAAACACTGGACTGAAATTgaataatagatactttattgatccctgtggggaaattgtctttatgcctcccccaacttgcactatttgtagagtaagctggctgtgaaggacagccacctgtagcagctaagcagctggggggttaagggccttgttcaaggttGGGTTTGAACTAGTGACCTTTTGATTACAGCTGTACAGCTTTAGCCCACTAGACCACATGTGCCGTTGGGAAACATTGTACATTACAATGTAATGTACAATTTAATTTTACTATAATATTTATTGTAAAGGTTAATATATGATTaggttttaaattaaaacagaaattaattttttttgtcagcAGCTTCAACTGCCAGGAATATCTGTGTGACAAacaattaaattaatatgaggacgaataaaataaagcaattatccGTTGACTATTTTTACGAAGCGCAGAATCCGACGATTTCATACGATGGGTTTAAGGATCATCGGCGAACATTGGTGCGGGAACTGGATTTGTGCGAGCAGGAGCATCCCCTGCAGCTATTGGTTGCTTAAAGCCACGCCCATTTAATTTCTTCCAATGAGATCGCACAACAATAAAGATCCGTCCACTTCAAGATGGCGATGTCCTTCGGAACGCGAAGCGTTGTCCTGGCTGTATGAGTTTTCTTTTGTTATAAACAATAATTTAGTGCATTATCTTGATTATTTCGGAATACATTTAAattataaaatatgtatattttgcGTCTATTTGACATGTTTTGAACTTAGATTGTTGTTGCTGAACGTAATGTACGAATATTTAATGTTTTTCGTGCGGGGTTTATGAATTAGTTAAATGTATTAGCTGGAAAGCTGCATCAACTAAATTTGCTGCTGTTGTTTTTCTGCAGAACTCTTTAGCTCGGATTAGCAGTGCGATCTTCAATACCCATGGGTTACGAGCCATCCATGCAACCGATACATGCTACAAGGTGCCTAAATGCCCGTTTTCTTTTCGCTTCTTAGCGATTTGTTAGCACTATCTGTGTGAATGGTGCAGTTCTTTTAATCTTATGTATTCAGAAGTATATTATGCGTTGTGGGTTTTGTCAAGACAATGGCCTTACTCTCCTgactatttttatattttcgtaGTATGGGGTGGAAAAACATAGATACAAGGTCCGCGTAACACGAAAACCTTGCCAGTTATATAATCGTGTCTTTAATCTGCTGCTTCTGTGTCAAACTGGCGCTGAACAGCAATATACTCATTTTACCGGCGTTTCATTTGTCTGGCCACTGACTAGTGTTTTATTCAGGGTCAGTCTTCGCATCTGTGTATTTCACCGTGTTGTTCGATTTGCAGCACCATGCAGCCAGGATTCGTGTTGGTAAAGGGGACAAGCCAGTGACATACGAACAGGCCCTTCACCCTCATCACATAGCTCATCGCAAGGGCTGGCTGTCTCAGCACACCAGTAAGTGAGAGACATCATGCTGTTTGAGGAAACACATGACATAGTTTAAGCATAAAATGACTCAAAAGACCACATCATTTGTATAATGCAGGATCATTGTATAATGATCTTAATCAGCACAGGCTACAGAAAAAGGGGGAATTTGTGAGCCCTGGTCTTTGCCTTTCGGTCTCCCAAAGCTGACTTTTCCCTTTCCGAATGTTCAGGTAACTTGGAGGGAGAGACCGGCGCGGCTGAGAGGACAGTGGAGGACGTCTTTATAAGGCGCTTCAtctttggcacatttcatggCCTCCTGGCTGACGAATTGGTCCTCAAGCGCAGAGGCAATGTCATGGTGGTCTGTGCACTTCTGCTCCAGAAAGTGAGCCCTCAGAAGATCTACTTCCTTATAGGCTATACTGAGACCCTGCTGTCCTACTTCTACAAGTGCCCTGTCAAGCTGGAGGTACAGACGGTGAAGGATAGAGTGGTGTACAAGTACCTGTGAGGGCCAGGCTGGGTCTCCAACCTGTGGAGATCACCTCCTGGTGACCTGGAGTGCCCTGGATGTGTGACTATGCTGAATAAAGAGAAGGTGCTTTGGTGACAAACTACCACTGGACTCTCCTATGGGACACGTGCACAGATAATTGTAAATTATCTTCTGAGTGATCTAATAGTCTGAGCCCCCTGCAGACTCTCAAAGTGTTGAAAttccacaataaatatcttgtCCAACTGATGCTGATCAGAAGGTGTGTGCTAACGGGGTCCCTGGAATCATTTTAATacacagctgtggaaaaaattgagaccacagcacaatttgttttatttatttctcaaattatgggtgtgtgtctgtgaataatattttattttgtaaactgcagcctggttttccagtcctgcttctaggagcctgttatgaactgtcctagcagtgcacttcccacctgcacttaatgtttcccattcctttggaaggtcacttgatgccaTCCTccaattcatgagaaactgttggataagttaagtcatctctggcattagaatgtcGCTTCAGCACTCtaactggctggtttctggtcgttcccagtgtctcctgttttACCTTCTTTTTGCGTTCTGCTATCAGAAATGTTCAACCTGGAAGCATCCTGCTGCTCAGTGCGtcattctgccagcagaaccgtgattaaaccaggatttcaaaatgcagatttgtttaaagagtggtctcaatttttccaCGGCTGTATAAAATATGTGTTTGATATAAGGAGGCGCTACACCATGTAAGGGACATCCGAATGGTTGGTTTATTCCGTTGTGGACATGCAGCACAGGTGGTAAGATGATGGAACCAAGGAATCATTCTGATTTCCCATGTAGAACACAGTAGTATTTTGTAGGTGGAAATGACATCAACATTTAGTTACAAAGGACTTGTATGTTAGAAAAATAATtggtaaaaatgcaaatatttaattattgcttTGTTCTTGCATGACTGTCCTACCTTCCACATACTGAGATTTGACAACACTGTACTGTTCCAGTGTTTCTTGTTAAATTAGACAGATTTGAAAATGAGCACTTCTTAAACCAAATATATGGGGGGTATATTTAAAGTAAGGATAAAATGCAGGGTTGTTCAACACTGGAGAGAGCTGTGTTTTCACAGCAGCAGGCGCATTGAGTTAACGTGCAGGTGGTACAGGAAGTCTGGGTAGGAAGCCCCACCGTTTGGACTCTTGTCCTCCACTAGTAAGGGCTGGATAACCTCCTCACTGACTTCTCCCTGTTTGGCCACCACCAGCTGAAGAGACACACACTCGGTGAGTTGCCAGTGGCCACCCAGATGGTCCTGGTGGGCCTCGTGTTCAGTGCTTGAGTGCGATTGGCCGTGTGACACCTCACATGGTCAGGACACTAACCTTGAGCGAATGAGGTGCGTGTGACCGCAGTGTCTGGACGAGGCTCCTCACGCTTATGGAGAGGGGCGTGTCCAGCACAGGTAGACAAGCCTAGAGGATgtacaaacaaaaacatgctaatgCGGGTAGGAATGTGCCTCATCTTTCCTCATGATTAGAGGGACAAGCGTCATTACTATTAGTTTTAATCATTCTCGTGCAACATTAGGGTCTGGGATAAACATCAGTCCATCTAGTAGCTGATATTCTAATCTGGAACAGTAGTCAGACAAGATGGAATGACTGCACCTCCGCCCAACCCCTATTCCACCACCCTGCTGGCCTGTCCTCACctcaccagggggcagcagggagAAGGAGGTGATGTTGAAGAGCTGTCTTAAGGCCCCGGGGCTCACACAGCGGCCCACCCACAGCAGCAGCACCAGGGGCCCGTGGGCCAGGTAGAGTCCCGCCGGGTCCAGGCTGCTGGCACTGCAGCGCACGGGCTCGGCCGGTGCGAGATTGGCACAGTCCTCAGCAGGGACTGGCTACAGATAGAAGAAATGGGTCACATCGACGCAGAGTGAAGACCTCGGGTCTGGGGACGGCGCTCACCAGTTGGAGCAGCAGTGGATAAAAGTGCAGGGCCGTACTCCTGGCGTCCATGCTGACCAGACGGCTGCGCAGCTGCAGACGCTGGGGGATGGAGCTGCGCAGCCCGGGAAGCAGCACCTCACTCTTGCGCAGGCTGTTCAGGTAGACTGGGAAGGCCTTCAGGAACTGAGGCAGCACCAGCTGAACACAAGAGGGCGCCAGAGGAAGTGTAGCATGTGCTATATCATGTCTTCGTCGGTCCCCCCTGCCATCTGTACCTGACCATGTGTGAccacactggagcagcagtgcttCCGGTAGCAGGCCAACGCTCGGGTCACTTCCACCTGCAGTTCCTCACGTAGCTCCTGTGGGGGGCGCTCCAGAGCTCTGGCAAACACtgcgacacacacacaaaaagatGCATCGAGGGATGCTGTCAAACGTGGTGCCGAGTAAATTTCTGGAGTTTTCGATCATGGATATTTAGCCAATGCACAGCGAAACCATGAACCCAGGTATGTGTGGGCGGGGCGTCCTTACTCTTCTTGCAGTAGAATGTTAGTAGCGTCTGAGCCTGGCAGTTACGGAAGGTGTCCAGCAGGTTGTTCGAGCAATTCACACTCATACTGTGGATCTGCGTCCTCCTCTCCCCCTTGGCGTTAGTGTATGACAGAGCAGCCTAGATGCAGCATGACAGCGCGAAGAAAAGGTCACCTGCACCACACAGGCATGTCTCAGTGGGGATTCCTGCAGACGTCGGCCTTCGCTGATACCTGTATGACCACGCCCCTCCCGTCATCCAGCGGGCCGTCGTGACTGAATTCCAGAGCTAAAGCCGTGCTCCAGTCGAGGGCAGCCATGGAGATGTGGGCGGGATCAGGGCCCGGTATGAATGCGCCGTAACAGCCAGACACACGCAGGCCTGCGGAACGGCAtgcatatttaaagaataatgcTTTTTTAAGGGTGGCTTAAAAAGCATGAATGGTGTATAATGTTTGCACTGAACCTTTGCTGACAAAAACTCTGAGCTGAGCTTTGTAGGCCGTATTGGTCTCCACACACCTCCTCAGGTCACGATTTAGCTGCTCCCTGTCTACCTCTGACTGAAAAGATGAATTAACAGAGGAAAAATGTAGGAGGGACTTCAATTTGATTGACACTCAATGCCACCAATTATAATCATGCCATTGGCACTGCCGCACCTGAAGGCCGTTATAAGGGAAGAATCCTCCCCCTGTGAAATGCGTGGTATGTCCTGGCCATGCACCGCCCACATCCTGCTGCAAGAACAGGAAGAGGTGCACGGAGCAGCCTTGACTGACACACTCCTTAGCCAATGAAATGCAAGCATCCGGCGGCTGGAACACGGACTGAAACGCAAAGAGAAAAATGACGGTCGGCATGGATGTCTTGCTGTGTTTTTCGGTCCATTGATAAACATGGATGGGATTCACGCGCCTTGGGTTTCGCAGAGCGTAAGAATCCCGAGGGCCCACGTGTGAGTGCCTCTTCGCTTGGCGGTGCCGCATGGAAGACCAGCAGCTTGCCGGGACACCCCAGTGCCTTAGGGGACACGCACATACGGGGAcgtgtgaggtggggggggtaatCCGCAAGTGTCTCCAGTCTGTGAGCATGGGGATGTGCGTTACCTGGAAGATCCGAAGTGCTGCACG contains:
- the mrps24 gene encoding 28S ribosomal protein S24, mitochondrial, with amino-acid sequence MAMSFGTRSVVLANSLARISSAIFNTHGLRAIHATDTCYKHHAARIRVGKGDKPVTYEQALHPHHIAHRKGWLSQHTSNLEGETGAAERTVEDVFIRRFIFGTFHGLLADELVLKRRGNVMVVCALLLQKVSPQKIYFLIGYTETLLSYFYKCPVKLEVQTVKDRVVYKYL
- the si:dkey-13n15.2 gene encoding protein transport protein Sec24C codes for the protein MDVPAVTHVYDNGYPWQGYAGWPESAPITSTPGAFPSSPPAEFHAQYQSPHNGPFGAASEAPPPFCGTGQTALPSLLSQRQPAWTPSPPCINGLFNGLHLDSSNYTILPAGGSPHLDHSVSSPSCESRYGLDPKLLPSAVQIMQDDKAEWEGKVFVSEPTGPLPPLATTDCLTEDRGSASPHFIRCTSYAFPSQAAAAQQSYLPLGAIVAPLARLKETECPLPVCVAAMDKGHIPDCGDCGAHMCPFMAWQDCGQRFYCPFCGNLNEVPWQSYQPTSCQGKRVDSEENPELSWGSYEVLEMQKGQPPGLLLAVDVSSAAVQGGQLELVCQQLRTFLGFLTRGEAGDQSDLRVGLVTYGRKVHLYDLSPALSRPHMMVVMDTEELELPMWSGLLVPLKDCRDSLDSVLQQVPRLAMEAEDNPGSQELPIRAALRIFQALGCPGKLLVFHAAPPSEEALTRGPSGFLRSAKPKSVFQPPDACISLAKECVSQGCSVHLFLFLQQDVGGAWPGHTTHFTGGGFFPYNGLQSEVDREQLNRDLRRCVETNTAYKAQLRVFVSKGLRVSGCYGAFIPGPDPAHISMAALDWSTALALEFSHDGPLDDGRGVVIQAALSYTNAKGERRTQIHSMSVNCSNNLLDTFRNCQAQTLLTFYCKKMFARALERPPQELREELQVEVTRALACYRKHCCSSVVTHGQLVLPQFLKAFPVYLNSLRKSEVLLPGLRSSIPQRLQLRSRLVSMDARSTALHFYPLLLQLPVPAEDCANLAPAEPVRCSASSLDPAGLYLAHGPLVLLLWVGRCVSPGALRQLFNITSFSLLPPGEACLPVLDTPLSISVRSLVQTLRSHAPHSLKLVVAKQGEVSEEVIQPLLVEDKSPNGGASYPDFLYHLHVNSMRLLL